A genomic region of Halomonas aestuarii contains the following coding sequences:
- a CDS encoding PilT/PilU family type 4a pilus ATPase: protein MTAKEWLHQLLDIMVQKEASDLLISVNAPPTLKMAGQLTPLGDQGLSVAQVTELVGVAIPEALLERFKTEHEANFALSLKDKGRFRVSAFQQRNQMAMVIRRIGFDIPHLEELSLPATLGELANNKRGLVFVVGGTGTGKSTTLASMIQQRNETLGGHIISVEDPIEYVHPHRKAIINQREVGIDTESFEVALKNTLRQAPDVILIGEVRTRETMEHALTFAETGHLCLATLHANNANQALDRIINFFPIERHSQVWLDLSLNLRAIVAQQLLPTVDGGRCPAIEIMLKSPLIGDLVRKGEVSEIKNIMSRSRDLGMQTFDQALYDLFKAGKITEEVALVHADSANDLRMMIKYGDEGSEGVAGAKEAASHLSLRGQDDF from the coding sequence ATGACGGCGAAAGAGTGGCTTCACCAGTTGCTGGACATCATGGTGCAGAAGGAGGCGTCGGATCTGCTGATCTCGGTGAACGCGCCGCCCACCCTGAAGATGGCCGGTCAGCTCACCCCCCTGGGCGACCAGGGGCTCAGCGTGGCGCAGGTCACGGAACTGGTCGGCGTCGCGATTCCCGAGGCGCTGCTGGAGCGCTTCAAGACCGAGCACGAGGCCAACTTCGCGCTGAGCCTCAAGGACAAGGGGCGCTTTCGCGTCAGCGCCTTCCAGCAGCGCAACCAGATGGCCATGGTGATCCGGCGCATCGGCTTCGACATCCCCCACCTGGAGGAGCTGTCGCTGCCCGCCACCCTCGGCGAGCTGGCCAACAACAAGCGCGGCCTGGTGTTCGTGGTCGGTGGCACCGGCACCGGCAAGTCGACCACCCTGGCGTCGATGATCCAGCAGCGCAACGAGACCCTGGGGGGCCACATCATCAGCGTGGAGGACCCCATCGAGTACGTGCACCCGCACCGCAAGGCGATCATCAATCAGCGCGAGGTGGGCATCGACACCGAGTCCTTCGAGGTGGCCCTGAAGAACACCCTTCGCCAGGCGCCGGACGTGATCCTGATCGGCGAGGTGCGGACCCGGGAGACCATGGAGCACGCGCTGACCTTCGCCGAGACCGGCCACCTGTGCCTGGCCACCCTGCACGCCAACAACGCCAACCAGGCCCTGGACCGCATCATCAACTTCTTCCCCATCGAGCGTCACTCCCAGGTGTGGCTCGACCTCTCGCTCAACCTGCGGGCCATCGTCGCCCAGCAGCTGCTGCCCACGGTGGACGGCGGGCGCTGCCCGGCGATCGAGATCATGCTCAAGTCACCGCTGATCGGTGACCTGGTGCGCAAGGGCGAGGTCAGCGAGATCAAGAACATCATGTCGCGCTCGCGGGATCTCGGCATGCAGACCTTCGACCAGGCGCTCTACGACCTCTTCAAGGCCGGCAAGATCACCGAGGAGGTGGCGCTGGTGCATGCCGACTCGGCCAACGACCTGCGCATGATGATCAAGTACGGCGACGAGGGCAGCGAAGGGGTGGCCGGGGCCAAGGAGGCCGCCAGCCACCTCTCCCTGCGCGGCCAGGACGACTTCTAG
- a CDS encoding type IV pilus twitching motility protein PilT gives MDITELLAFSAKQNASDLHLSAGLPPMIRVDGDIRRLNVPAMEDREVRKLIYDIMADRQRRDYEEFYETDFSFEVPGVSRFRVNVFNQARGAGAVFRTIPTEVLTMEDLGMGPVFRQLSMLPRGLVLVTGPTGSGKSTTLAAMIDYINDNRFEHILTIEDPVEFVHRSKRCLVNQREVHRDTHGFAPALRSALREDPDIILVGELRDLETIRLALTAAETGHLVFGTLHTTSAAKTIDRIIDVFPGEEKSMVRSMLSESLQAVISQTLLKRQGGGRVAAHEILVATAAVRNLIREDKVAQIYSAIQTGGNLGMQTMDSALARLISDNTVARDEAQAKAKGVLA, from the coding sequence ATGGATATTACCGAACTGCTGGCATTCTCGGCAAAACAGAACGCCTCGGACCTCCACCTCTCGGCGGGCCTGCCGCCGATGATCCGTGTCGATGGCGATATTCGCCGGCTCAACGTGCCGGCCATGGAGGACCGCGAGGTCCGCAAGCTGATCTACGACATCATGGCGGACCGCCAGCGTCGCGACTACGAGGAGTTCTACGAGACCGACTTCTCTTTCGAGGTGCCGGGGGTCTCGCGCTTCCGTGTCAACGTCTTCAACCAGGCCCGCGGCGCCGGGGCGGTGTTCCGGACGATCCCCACCGAGGTGCTGACCATGGAGGACCTGGGCATGGGCCCGGTGTTCCGCCAGCTCTCGATGCTGCCCCGTGGCCTGGTGCTGGTGACCGGCCCCACCGGGTCGGGCAAGAGCACGACCCTGGCGGCGATGATCGACTACATCAACGACAACCGCTTCGAGCACATCCTCACCATCGAGGACCCGGTGGAATTCGTCCACCGCAGCAAGCGCTGCCTGGTCAACCAGCGCGAGGTGCACCGCGATACCCACGGCTTCGCGCCGGCCCTGCGCAGCGCCCTGCGCGAGGACCCGGACATCATCCTGGTCGGCGAGCTCCGCGACCTGGAGACCATCCGTCTCGCCCTCACCGCGGCCGAGACCGGCCACCTGGTGTTCGGCACCCTGCACACCACCTCGGCGGCCAAGACCATCGACCGGATCATCGACGTCTTCCCGGGCGAGGAGAAGTCCATGGTGCGCTCGATGCTCTCCGAGTCGCTGCAGGCGGTGATCTCCCAGACCCTGCTCAAGCGGCAGGGCGGCGGCCGGGTGGCGGCCCACGAGATCCTGGTGGCCACGGCGGCGGTGCGCAACCTGATCCGCGAGGACAAGGTGGCGCAGATCTACTCGGCGATCCAGACCGGCGGCAACCTCGGCATGCAGACCATGGATTCCGCACTGGCGAGGCTGATCAGCGACAACACCGTGGCGCGCGACGAGGCCCAGGCAAAGGCCAAGGGCGTACTGGCCTGA
- the tyrS gene encoding tyrosine--tRNA ligase yields the protein MTDVAGALALLKRGTHEILLEDELEKKLASGRKLRIKAGFDPTAPDLHLGHSVLLTKMRQFQDLGHEVIFLIGDFTGRIGDPTGKNVTRKPLTEEEVKANAQTYKEQVFKILDPDKTEVRFNAEWFSAMSAADMIELAGQSTVARMLERDDFDKRYSAGQPISIHEFLYPLVQGYDSVALEADVELGGTDQKFNLLMGREVQKHFGQSPQVVITMPLLEGLDGVQKMSKSLGNYVGVDESPGAMFNKLVSMPDSLMWRYFELLSLKANEEIEALKREVEAGANPRDIKMILARELIGRYHGEEAAANAHRSAGNQLAEGELPEDLPEVEVDFEGSAQAPIAAVLNRSGLTNNSAQAKDMLGNGRVKVDGEVVQRDHMLETGRSYVIQAGKKRYARVTIG from the coding sequence ATGACCGATGTAGCTGGCGCCCTGGCGCTGCTCAAGCGCGGGACCCACGAGATCCTGCTCGAGGACGAGCTGGAAAAGAAGCTGGCCTCCGGGCGCAAGCTGCGCATCAAGGCGGGCTTCGATCCCACGGCGCCGGACCTGCACCTCGGGCACAGCGTCCTGCTGACCAAGATGCGCCAGTTCCAGGACCTGGGCCATGAGGTCATCTTCCTGATCGGCGACTTCACCGGGCGCATCGGGGACCCCACCGGCAAGAACGTGACGCGCAAGCCGCTCACCGAGGAGGAGGTCAAGGCCAACGCCCAGACCTACAAGGAGCAGGTGTTCAAGATCCTCGATCCCGATAAGACCGAGGTGCGCTTCAATGCCGAATGGTTCTCGGCCATGAGTGCGGCCGACATGATCGAGCTCGCCGGCCAGAGCACGGTGGCGCGCATGCTCGAGCGGGACGACTTCGACAAGCGCTACAGTGCGGGCCAGCCGATCTCCATCCACGAGTTCCTCTATCCCCTGGTGCAGGGTTACGACTCCGTGGCGCTGGAGGCCGACGTGGAGCTCGGTGGCACCGACCAGAAGTTCAACCTGCTCATGGGCCGCGAGGTCCAGAAGCATTTCGGCCAGTCGCCCCAGGTGGTGATCACCATGCCGCTGCTCGAGGGGCTCGACGGCGTGCAGAAGATGTCCAAGTCGCTGGGCAACTACGTCGGGGTCGACGAGTCGCCGGGCGCGATGTTCAACAAGCTGGTCTCCATGCCCGACAGCCTGATGTGGCGTTACTTCGAGCTGCTCTCCCTCAAGGCCAACGAGGAGATCGAGGCGCTCAAGCGGGAGGTCGAGGCCGGTGCCAACCCGCGTGACATCAAGATGATCCTCGCCCGCGAGCTGATCGGCCGCTACCACGGCGAGGAGGCGGCCGCCAATGCGCACCGCAGCGCCGGCAACCAGCTGGCCGAGGGAGAGTTGCCGGAGGATTTGCCCGAGGTCGAGGTCGACTTCGAGGGCAGCGCCCAGGCGCCCATCGCCGCGGTGCTCAACCGGTCGGGACTGACCAACAACAGTGCCCAGGCCAAGGACATGCTCGGCAATGGCCGGGTGAAGGTGGATGGCGAGGTGGTCCAGCGTGACCACATGCTCGAGACTGGCAGGAGCTATGTCATCCAGGCGGGCAAGAAGCGCTATGCCCGCGTGACCATCGGCTGA
- a CDS encoding anhydro-N-acetylmuramic acid kinase, whose protein sequence is MSLFIGLMSGTSLDGIDAALVDIPAEGAPRLVGTHAEPMPDALRDLLWRLCHADRVAFAELAAAEDTFCRLQAAAVEALMASSGVARGAVAAIGSHGQTIEHAPWGHDGGPAYSLQLDNPSLLAELTGCAVVADFRRRDLAAGGQAAPLAPAFHEALFRSAEEWRLVLNLGGFANLSLLPPTGDRRPPLGFDTGPANALMDAWHARHRGGRFDAGGAWAASGRLDEALLERLLSEPFFHRPPPRSTGREVFHLDWLEGHLEGGEAPADVQATLAELTAASVALSVEMARERFAAPPAALLIPCGGGAHNPDLLARLARRLPETPLVAGDDWGWPADWLEAGAFAWLAARRLAGQPGNLPSVTGAAGPRVLGGLYAP, encoded by the coding sequence ATGAGCCTCTTCATCGGCCTGATGTCCGGTACCAGCCTCGACGGTATCGATGCCGCCCTCGTCGACATCCCCGCGGAGGGAGCGCCGCGCCTGGTCGGCACCCATGCCGAGCCGATGCCCGACGCCCTGCGGGACCTGCTGTGGCGACTCTGCCATGCCGACCGGGTGGCCTTTGCCGAACTGGCGGCCGCCGAGGACACCTTCTGCCGCCTGCAGGCCGCCGCCGTGGAGGCGCTGATGGCCTCGAGTGGCGTGGCACGGGGAGCCGTCGCCGCCATCGGCAGCCACGGGCAGACCATCGAGCACGCTCCCTGGGGCCATGATGGCGGCCCGGCCTATTCGCTGCAGCTCGACAATCCCAGCCTGCTCGCCGAGCTGACCGGCTGCGCTGTGGTCGCCGACTTCCGCCGCCGGGACCTGGCCGCCGGCGGCCAGGCCGCACCGCTGGCGCCGGCCTTCCACGAGGCGCTGTTCCGCTCCGCCGAGGAGTGGCGCCTGGTGCTCAACCTCGGTGGCTTCGCCAACCTGTCGCTGCTGCCGCCCACCGGGGACCGGCGCCCGCCCCTGGGCTTCGACACCGGCCCGGCCAATGCCCTGATGGATGCCTGGCATGCCCGCCATCGCGGGGGACGCTTCGATGCCGGCGGCGCCTGGGCGGCCTCGGGACGCCTCGACGAGGCGCTGCTGGAGCGCCTGCTGAGCGAGCCCTTCTTTCACCGCCCGCCGCCCCGCAGCACCGGCCGCGAGGTGTTCCATCTGGACTGGCTGGAGGGACATCTCGAGGGGGGAGAGGCGCCGGCGGACGTGCAGGCCACCCTGGCCGAGCTGACCGCCGCCAGCGTGGCGCTAAGCGTGGAGATGGCCCGGGAGCGCTTCGCGGCCCCGCCGGCCGCGCTGCTGATCCCCTGTGGCGGCGGCGCCCACAACCCGGACCTGCTGGCGCGACTGGCCCGCCGGCTGCCCGAAACCCCGCTGGTGGCGGGCGACGACTGGGGCTGGCCCGCCGACTGGCTGGAGGCCGGGGCCTTCGCCTGGCTGGCCGCACGACGGCTGGCCGGCCAGCCGGGCAACCTGCCCTCGGTGACCGGCGCCGCCGGCCCCCGCGTGCTGGGCGGGCTCTACGCCCCCTGA